The Thermomonospora amylolytica sequence GCGCTGGCGTCGCTGGACAAGTTCCGGGCGCTGGGCGCGCAGCGGCTGCTGTTCGCCCACTACGGCCCGGTGGACGCGGTGGACGAGACGCTGGAACGGTCCGCCGAGGAGCTGCGGATCTGGGTGGACGCGGTCCGCGACGCGCACGAGGCGGGCATGGACCTCGACCACGCGGTCGCCGCGGTCAAGGAGCGCACCGCCGGGCGGTACAAGGCGTTCGGCCCGGACGCCGACCCGGAGCTGGAGGAGAAGTACGAGGTCCTCAGCAGCGCGGTCAGCAACGTCTCCGGGATCATCCACTCCCTGAGCAGGCACGCCTGAACCCGCGGTCGTTCTCGCGGGTCCAGGCGCGGGCCGCCCGGCTCAGCGGCGGAACGGCCCGGTGACCTCGTAGGTGTAGCCGTCGGTGCCTCCGGCGAAGCCGCTGGTGCCGCGCTGGGAGGAGAAGTACAGCCGGGTCCCGTCCGGTGAGAAGGCGGGCCCGGTGATCTCCGACTCGTCGTGCCCCAGCACCCGCAGGAACGGCGTCACCACCCCGTCGGGGGTGATCAGGTTGATCTCCATGTTGCCGCCGTCCTCGGCCACGTACAGGTCGCCGGTCCGCGCCCCGGTGATGTTGTCCACGCCGGTCAGCGGCGCCTCGCCGGTCACCAGGTCGTCGTCGTAGGCCAGTGCCAGCGTGGACGTCGCGGCGTCGTACGCCCAGACCCGCCCGTCGCCCTTGGTGGTGAAGTAGCAGACGTTCCCGGTGTAGTAGCAGCCCTCGCCGCCGTTGAAGCGCATCGCCCCGTCCACCTGGTGCCGGGTGGGCGTGACCCAGACCCGCGGGCTGGGCACCCGCTGCCAGGTGACCTTCCCCGTGCCCGACCCGACGAGGACCTCCAGCGTCCCGCTCGACAGGTCGCCCCAGGTGTCGGGACGGAACCGGTAGAAGCAGCCGTCCTCCTCGTCCTCGGTCAGGTAGACCACCCGGCGCACCGGGTCGCAGGCCGCCGCCTCGTGCGTGAACCGCCCCAGGGCCGGCCGCTGCACCGCCGACCTGCCGCCCTGCGGGTACGTCTCGTACACGATGCCGAGGT is a genomic window containing:
- a CDS encoding alkaline phosphatase PhoX, whose translation is MPIGLKRRAFLRGTAIAGGTAAFSGVLWQRAFAEPAQPGVGPYGPLRAADANGIQLPEGFTSRVIARSMQRVPGTRYTWHPAPDGGACFPAGDGWIYVSNSEVPLVGGASAVRFDASGNVVDAYRILNGTTMNCAGGATPWGTWLSCEEYDLGIVYETYPQGGRSAVQRPALGRFTHEAAACDPVRRVVYLTEDEEDGCFYRFRPDTWGDLSSGTLEVLVGSGTGKVTWQRVPSPRVWVTPTRHQVDGAMRFNGGEGCYYTGNVCYFTTKGDGRVWAYDAATSTLALAYDDDLVTGEAPLTGVDNITGARTGDLYVAEDGGNMEINLITPDGVVTPFLRVLGHDESEITGPAFSPDGTRLYFSSQRGTSGFAGGTDGYTYEVTGPFRR